Proteins from a single region of Urocitellus parryii isolate mUroPar1 chromosome 4, mUroPar1.hap1, whole genome shotgun sequence:
- the Mymk gene encoding protein myomaker: MGTLVAKLLLPTLSSLAFLPTVSVAAKRRFHMEAMVYLFTMFFEALHHTCEGPGLSVLCFLRQDLLQYFSIYGTALSMWVSLMALADFDEPQRSTFVMLGVLTIAVRTYHDRWGYGVYSGPIGMAVLVIAAKWLQKMKEKKGLYPDRSVYAQQIGPGLCFGALALMLRFFFEDWDYTYVHSCYHCALAMSFFLLLPKVNKKAGNAGPPAKLDFSTLCCTCI; encoded by the exons ATGGGGACCCTCGTGGCCAAACTGCTGCTGCCCACCCTCAGCAGCCTGGCCTTTCTCCCCACTGTCAGTGTGGCGGCCAAGAGGCGTTTCCACATGGAGGCCATGGTCTACCTCTTCACCATGTTCTTCGAGGCG CTCCACCACACCTGTGAAGGGCCCGGCCTGTCGGTGCTCTGCTTCCTGCGCCAGGATCTCCTGCAGTACTTCAGCATCTACGGGACGGCGCTGAGCATGTGGGTCTCCCTGATGG CGCTGGCCGACTTTGACGAACCTCAGAGGTCAACGTTTGTGATGCTTGGCGTCCTGACCATCGCCGTGCGGACCTACCACGACCGCTGGGGTTACGGGGTGTACTCGGGCCCCATCGGCATGGCCGTCCTGGTCATCGCAGCCAAGTGG CTGCAGAAGATGAAGGAGAAGAAGGGCTTGTACCCCGACAGGAGCGTCTACGCCCAGCAGAtaggccctggcctctgctttGGGGCGCTGGCCCTGATGTTGCGCTTCTTCTTTGAG GATTGGGACTACACCTATGTCCATAGCTGCTACCACTGTGCCCTGGCCATGTCCTTCTTCCTGCTGCTGCCCAAGGTCAACAAGAAGGCTGGAAACGCAGGGCCCCCGGCCAAGCTGGACTTCTCCACGCTTTGCTGCACTTGTATCTGA